TCGGGCAGCAACTCCAGGGAAAGCTCTGGCAACCCGACTTGGTGCCTCAGCACGACCAAAAAGGCCGCTAAACTAGCGAGTCCCAAAAGGGCGATCGCTTTTCGTTTCCAGTTAAAACGAGACTTTGACCGAGAGGACGAATCCGGACAAAATGGCTGCATACACGTTGATCAAGATTTGACTCCTTTGGCAGTCATTAAACCCAACAATCCTGAAATCTTTCTGAGAATACCGCTACAGTTTTCCTGATAGACAAACAGTAAGGCAGCGGATTGCGTCTACGCTACGTGCTGAAGCCAGTTCAAAATGAGCGTGTTGACCTGCTCCGGACGCTCATCATGGGGACAATGACCTGTTTGTGGGATCGGGATAAACGTTACAGCCGTTTCTGGAGATTGATCGGGACGAGCCGCCAACTCTTGATAAATTTTAGCGCCCGTAATTGGAGTCCAGGGATCGGCTTCTCCCCATAACACCAAAAGCGGGTGCTGCACTTGGGGGAGCAGTTCCGAGGGACGCGGGCCAGCCGGAGCCGTCAGAATAGAGGCAAACACTTGCTGAGCACCGGGATGGCAAGACGGTTCGTAGAGCAGATCGACCAATTCATCCGTGATAGCATCGGGCGTACAGTAGACCTGTTTCAACGTTCCCCGAATGCGAGATTTACGGCGTACCTGGTTAAACATGAACGAGCCAAGCACCGGAGAGGCAACCACCTTCGTAAATGTGCCCATGATCAAACCCAGGATGGGGTTGAGTTCATCGGGACGGTGATTCAGTCCGCCTGCACAGTTCAGCAGAACACCTCCAGCCGCTGTTTCTGGATGGTTTGCCAGCAGCATTAAGGTAAGTAATCCCCCAATCGAGTTACCCACAAAAACCGTAGGCCGTTGAATATGTTCAGCCCAGAAGTCTGTCAGCAGGTCTTTCCACACCTCAAGGCTATAGTCCAAGGCGGGCTTGTCTGATGCGCCAAAGCCCAAGAGATCCAAGGCATAGACCTGATACCCAGCATTAGCGATCGCCGGAATATTGTTTCGCCAGTGCCCAATGGATGCCCCAAAGCCATGAATTAGGAGCAGCGGTGTGCCATGTCCCTGGACGGTGTAGCAGATGGTGTGCCCTTGCCATGTCCAGTACAGTTTCTCAAGGGGTTTGGTTGCGGGTTGCAGCGTTGTCATAATTAATAAAGTGGTAATGTCTTAACGTTTCTTTATATCTCTTCCATCATATAGCAAACCTCAAGTCTGCTTTAGGGACGAGCGATCGCCTCCTTTACTCAATCGCCCCAGCTTCTGGCAACCATAGGATCGTCAGCGTTCCCGGATGGTCTGCCGTTGTTGGAAATAAATCCTCATCAATCCAAACGCTAGACAGAACTGGACTCACGACTTCGATCAAGCCATTCATCTGTTGGGCTAAGTCCTGGGCGATCGCCAGTCCTAACCCCGTACCGGGGATCGCGGTCTGTGCCTGCACTCCTCGATAGTGGCGTTCAAAAAGATGTTCCAAATCTTGGGGTGGAATTCCTGGCCCTGTGTCGGCGATCGCCACCCCTTGCATCATGCCCGTAGAGGCAGCCCGACGCAGCCCCGACTGAATCAGCACTGATCCTCCTCTGGGCGTATATTTCAGCGCATTATCAATCAAGTTATTCACGATCTCGCCAAAGGCTTTGGGATTAAGGAGAACCGGAAACTGCTGATCCGATCGCTCAATCTGAAGATGGATTTGGCGATCCTGGGCGATCGCCTGAGCTGTATCCAAAATGGGCGACAGCACTGCATAAAGGGAGTAGGGACTGAGCGGTAAATCATCGCCCATAATATGGCGAGCCGGGGGTAAGGCTACAGGCACGCTAACAGGTGCGGCATCTAGGGAGACATAGGGCGATGGTAATAGCAATGGCTCTTCCGCATCAATCACCCGATCAAACTGCTCCAGCAAATCTTGGAGGCGATCGCTCTCCCGCACAATACTTTCAGCAAACTGCCGTTGATCATCCCCTGGCAGCAGTCGGCGCAAAATCAGCTTTCCAAAGGTTCGCAAGGCCGTCAGCGGGTTCCGAAACTGATGCAGCAGATCATCTAGGTGATCCCGCTGTTGGGCACAAAATTGCCGCTGCTGTTGGAGATCATGGCCTAACCATTGCGCTTTTTGATCCAACGCACAGGCGATCGCCAAGGTATCGGCAATTTGTTCAATCTGCTCCTGTTCCTGATCTGTCCAAGGGCGATCGGTACGAGCCGTGACCAGTAAACCGACGGCTACATCTTCATGGACGAGCGGCAAAACAACGTGAAGCGGTAGCTCAAACGAGGCCTCAGCCAGTAAGGGTTCATCCTCAAAATGGGGAGCTGAGGGATTGGGGCGTACTGGATTTGGATTGGTTGGCGATGATAAGGGAGGTTGATAATTTTTCCCTTCTCCACTAGCTAGCACCATCGGATTTTGCGGCATTGCTCGGTTACGAGTGAGCAGCGACAAAAGGCGATCGGCTTTCCAATCTGCAAGGAGATCGGGATAGGCGACAACGGGTACGAGCTGGGCGATCGCATCTTCGGTTAATTCTTCTGCCAAATACACCACCGCCAAGGCTGCTCCTAACGTCTGCGTTAGCAGTGCGACCTGCGACTGGCAAAGGGAAATAAATTCAGTCGTAGCAGGCATCAACATGATCGCAGCTCCATAGAGAACATCCTAAGTTCACTGCCCTAACCCAATAAAGTCTTGCAACAGCTTGTCTAGTCAGTGCTTGCGCAAATCTAGCCGTAGTACCTGAAGCGATCCCCATTTCTCACTTCATCCTATCCAAAAGCCTCCTCTTCTCCTAGCCAACTAGGCGCTTGCTGTCGCCCTCAAATAAAAAATATGAACTCAAGCATAAAGTTTTGTTAACAACAAATGAATAGAATAATGCCTAAGAGCCTTGAAAAAATAAGATATCTGTATCATAGACATATAAACGCTGTATCAAAAAATTAAAATAAGTTGAGTTTTTGACTCCAAATCGATATACTTTGCACGGTTTTTACTTTTTGTAGTCACCGTTACATCTGTCGATTTTCAGAGGAGGTAGCAAGGTTGGCCAGGAGACGCAAGCGCAAAAGTCGTCGTCGTCAAGAAGGGCGCAGAATCCTAGATATGGTGCCCCAGTTCAGCATTGAATGCGGTGAGGATAAGCCTGTTACGGCTGCCCGCAAGTTTATTCACGCTGAGGGAATTGCACCGCCAGCACTTTTGCTGGTCAAGCGTAACGAGCATACCACAGACCGATACTTCTGGGCGGAGAAAGGCCTGTTCGGTGCTCAATATGTTGAGGAAAACCATTTCTTGTTCCCCAGTCTCAGGGTTCAAGATGAGGAGGAAGAATTAGCCGTTACCTTTCAGTAATCAGCCACAGTCTTGAATCAACGCGAGCGCAATCTGCCTTTCGGTGATTCATGGGTTGCTGTTACGCCTATCCCTGCACTACACATTACGTAATGAATTTGACCCACCGTGGGTGAGGAGATACAGCAGACTAGTCTGCGATCGCAGGGTCAAAAGCAGGCGTAGATCAAGAAAATAGCGTTCTAATGCGCAGTCAAGTCAGATTGGGTCTGACTTCCTATCGTGGAAACTATGCCTCAACTGTCGAGGCGAACGGTTGAATGGGTAGGATATCGACACAACACGGTAGTACCAAGTACGGCCAAAAAATAACAAGTAGCAGACAGGGAGAAGCATGGCTCCTCCCTGTTTGTTTTGCGTCTCAGATCAAGACTTTTCCTACTGAACAGTCACTTTAACGACTTTGGGCTTATCTGCAATCAATTTGGGCAACGTGAGGCTTAAGATGCCATTCGTGTAGGTTGCTGATACATCAGCATTGCGAATCTGGGTGGGTAGCGCAACTTTTCGATAGAAGCGCCCATAGCGGAACTCAGAGCGGGTTGCAGAGGGTTCCGGTGCTGGGCGATCGCCCTGAATCGTGACCGAATCCACGGTGGCTTCAATATCAAGCGCATCAAGCTGCATTCCCGGCAGTTCAACGTTTAGCACGATCGCCTCTGGTATATCCTTCACTTCTAGGGCAGGCGCATACACTCCACCCTCGGATTGTTCTGGATGCTCTGGGACAGCAAAGGTAAACGTTTGGAATAGGCGGGACAATTCGCGCTCTAAGGTATCAACGTCGTGAAGGGGTGTCCAGTGAACACGAACCATAGGATTGATCTCCCAAATAGCAGTAGGGTGTGTGAGATTAAGTGGCACCCTTCGCTTAGGATTTAAACCATTCCTGTAGGTCTGCCAGATTCATTAATTTCAGAGTAAACAACCCTATCGAGAGTCAGGGTTCGGGTGTCTGGGGAAGGGACGATCGCAATATCCACACTCTTCAGCCTTTCCGATCCAGAAAACCGACCCTGAATTCTAGATTTCCGACCTTATTTCCTAAGAGGCTAGCCATATCCCTATTCACGCCGACTAGGATTCCAAAGTCATACCATCGTCCCAGCGCTAAGATTTGATGAAAACGGCCAGACACTCGTTAACGTACAGCCTGATGTCTGAAATATCCGCAATGAAAATCTCAGAGGCAATTGATCTAAAAAAGTGGAACGTTTGCATTGAGATGAAGCAGACCGAAGATAAGATCAAACTATCTGTGTAACTAAAGGCTGTGAACGTTTTAGATTTTTTACTAGGGCTAGGTGTCGGTATCGGCATTCTCATTTGGCAACGATCGCGCTACGAAAGTCGGTTACGCAACGTTTTGAAGCGGTTAGATGCAGAACTTTCGGCAAATTCACCGCTTTCCCTCAGCGGTCAGCTATCAATGGCGATCGCGCTCAAAAATGAAGCTACTCAAGCCGCAAAGCAGCAACTGGAGGTTTATCACCAGATTTTGCGCCAAGCTCCCATCGGTTTTCTTCAAGTCGATGAGGAAAACTGCTTAGTCTGGTCCAATCTACAGGCCAGAACAATCCTCGGTATCTCAACCGAAGACTCCAACTCGTCTCGATTACTGCTAGAACTGGTTCGCTCCTTTGAGCTAGATGAGTTAATTGAACAAACTCGTCAGCAGCAAAGACCTTGCCAAAAAGACTGGACGTTCTATCCAGCCAGTGATGATCCCAGTGTTGTGGCTCGTCAGCAGCCGCGCCCCCTCCGAGGTTATGCGTTTCCCCTACTCAATAAGGCCGTTGGCATTTACCTCGTCAGTCGGCAAGAAGCCGTACTTTTGAAACAACAGCGCGATTGCTGGACATCCGATGTCGCTCACGAGTTGAAAACGCCCCTCACATCCATCCGTCTAGTCGCTGAAACGCTGCATAGCAGAATCGATCCCCCGATGCAGGGATGGGTCGAGC
This genomic window from Synechococcales cyanobacterium T60_A2020_003 contains:
- a CDS encoding alpha/beta fold hydrolase; its protein translation is MTTLQPATKPLEKLYWTWQGHTICYTVQGHGTPLLLIHGFGASIGHWRNNIPAIANAGYQVYALDLLGFGASDKPALDYSLEVWKDLLTDFWAEHIQRPTVFVGNSIGGLLTLMLLANHPETAAGGVLLNCAGGLNHRPDELNPILGLIMGTFTKVVASPVLGSFMFNQVRRKSRIRGTLKQVYCTPDAITDELVDLLYEPSCHPGAQQVFASILTAPAGPRPSELLPQVQHPLLVLWGEADPWTPITGAKIYQELAARPDQSPETAVTFIPIPQTGHCPHDERPEQVNTLILNWLQHVA
- a CDS encoding GAF domain-containing sensor histidine kinase; the encoded protein is MLMPATTEFISLCQSQVALLTQTLGAALAVVYLAEELTEDAIAQLVPVVAYPDLLADWKADRLLSLLTRNRAMPQNPMVLASGEGKNYQPPLSSPTNPNPVRPNPSAPHFEDEPLLAEASFELPLHVVLPLVHEDVAVGLLVTARTDRPWTDQEQEQIEQIADTLAIACALDQKAQWLGHDLQQQRQFCAQQRDHLDDLLHQFRNPLTALRTFGKLILRRLLPGDDQRQFAESIVRESDRLQDLLEQFDRVIDAEEPLLLPSPYVSLDAAPVSVPVALPPARHIMGDDLPLSPYSLYAVLSPILDTAQAIAQDRQIHLQIERSDQQFPVLLNPKAFGEIVNNLIDNALKYTPRGGSVLIQSGLRRAASTGMMQGVAIADTGPGIPPQDLEHLFERHYRGVQAQTAIPGTGLGLAIAQDLAQQMNGLIEVVSPVLSSVWIDEDLFPTTADHPGTLTILWLPEAGAIE
- a CDS encoding DUF3155 domain-containing protein, encoding MARRRKRKSRRRQEGRRILDMVPQFSIECGEDKPVTAARKFIHAEGIAPPALLLVKRNEHTTDRYFWAEKGLFGAQYVEENHFLFPSLRVQDEEEELAVTFQ
- a CDS encoding Hsp20/alpha crystallin family protein — its product is MVRVHWTPLHDVDTLERELSRLFQTFTFAVPEHPEQSEGGVYAPALEVKDIPEAIVLNVELPGMQLDALDIEATVDSVTIQGDRPAPEPSATRSEFRYGRFYRKVALPTQIRNADVSATYTNGILSLTLPKLIADKPKVVKVTVQ